A genomic segment from Euleptes europaea isolate rEulEur1 chromosome 15, rEulEur1.hap1, whole genome shotgun sequence encodes:
- the IQCB1 gene encoding IQ calmodulin-binding motif-containing protein 1 — MEPLQVDSRILSLAAQITESPDQDVPVLLLKIKDILTSAPPGSKESQKIKQDLYYYDLVQYCLLVLKQDYTRVLGGWGTAAQIAEILSLCCVGLEVKEEPEEFYNKLLPSAVDNLLFLGRRLQVRCIRAIKDEDRREFLHYYRTVTDAICWLCGGHIHLTGNVLQNGHFLQLLMTDDVETSTGMMSVLQNILRMNRHVLLQVAEKTLRCILDELVYKLSSTINPVIGSTAIKLLLSIAESDPQLVTTLTEHYKGLETLLSKQWAGKGFDRNLDQLLDLLCLEKYKADETQRLHRAVCLIQAAWRGFQTRKRLKQLPKAITTLQKNFRAKREQELQNLRKQKEEENLRQQLQLQRQRAMRLFHERQLTLLEIVHAGQVDKHMREIEDKSALTIQRHWRAFRARRNFLQQKQSLKQYKAAVIIQKAVLKFLEKQRKRKAYSLWKPPKALSDEQRLSLQEKVKDYIKLHPASGMSEEMSRELHQQAQEKLAQYLMKKSLDRKAQQHREALLAQVRTYVDQLTSAPSLAEATVEDLNVYVSRSVPVVAKAKQCHYNMLKCSQWPWWKKLGEEFLDDEGVSEDLLCAEVGTLFIGGTKP, encoded by the exons ATGGAGCCCTTACAGGTAGATTCTAGAATATTGTCTCTTGCTGCTCAGATTACTGAAAGCCCTGATCAGGATGTTCCTGTGTTGCTGCTGAAGATAAAAG ATATTTTAACTAGTGCACCTCCTGGAAGTAAAGAATCACAGAAAATTAAACAAGACTTATACTATTATGACTTGGTCCAATATTGCCTATTGGTCCTTAAGCAAGACTACACTAGGGTGCTTGGAGGCTGGGGTACCGCTGCCCAGATAGCAGAGATACTAAG CCTGTGTTGTGTGGGCCTCGAGGTGAAAGAGGAACCTGAAGAGTTTTACAATAAGTTACTTCCCTCTGCTGTAGACAACCTCCTCTTCTTGGGCAGGCGCCTGCAAGTACGCTGTATCCGAGCAATCAAG GATGAAGATAGAAGGGAATTTTTGCACTACTACAGAACAGTAACTGATGCCATCTGCTGGCTGTGTGGGGGACATATCCATCTAACAGGCAATG TGCTTCAGAATGGACACTTCTTGCAATTGCTAATGACGGATGATGTTGAGACTTCAACAGGAATGATGTCTGTGTTGCAGAATATTTTAAGGATGAACAG GCACGTGTTACTTCAAGTGGCTGAAAAGACCCTGCGCTGCATCCTAGATGAGCTTGTTTACAAGCTTTCATCTACCATCAATCCTGTCATAGGAAGCACAGCAATAAAACTGTTGCTGTCTATTGCAGAATCTGATCCCCAACTTGTGACGACATTGACTGAGCACTACAAAG ggctagaaactcttCTCAGCAAGCAGTGGGCTGGCAAAGGATTTGACAGGAACCTTGATCAACTTTTGGACCTGCTGTGCTTGGAAAAGTACAAGGCTGATGAAACACAG AGATTACATCGAGCAGTTTGCTTAATCCAGGCTGCATGGAGAGGATTTCAAACCCGAAAAAGATTAAAGCAGCTTCCAAAAGCTATAACTACCTTGCAAAAGAATTTCAG AGCTAAACGAGAACAGGAATTGCAGAATTTAAgaaagcagaaagaagaagagaaccTCCGCCAGCAGTTGCAGCTTCAGAGACAGAGAGCTATGAGGCTATTTCACGAACGTCAGCTTACACTACTGGAAATTGTCCATGCAG GTCAAGTAGATAAGCATATGCGTGAAATCGAAGACAAATCAGCTCTAACTATTCAAAGACACTGGAGAGCATTCAGGGCACGGAGAAATTTTCTCCAGCAAAAACAATCTCTTAAGCAGTACAAGGCAGCTGTCATTATTCAGAAAGCA GTGCTTAAATTCTTGGAAAAGCAGAGGAAGAGAAAGGCCTATTCTCTTTGGAAACCACCTAAGGCTCTTTCAGATGAGCAAAGGCTATCATTGCAGGAAAAAGTAAAAGACTACATCAAACTGCACCCG gcttcagGGATGTCAGAAGAAATGAGCAGGGAGCTTCATCAGCAAGCCCAGGAAAAGCTGGCCCAGTACTTGATGAAAAAGAGCCTGGATCGCAAGGCTCAGCAGCACAGAGAGGCTTTGCTAGCCCAGGTCCGCACATATGTGGATCAGCTGACAA GTGCTCCAAGTCTAGCAGAAGCTACAGTAGAAGATCTGAATGTCTATGTGAGTAGATCAGTTCCTGTAGTAGCCAAAGCCAAACAGTGCCACTACAACATGTTGAAATGCTCACAGTGGCCCTGGTGGAAAAAGCTTGGAGAAGAATTCTTAGATGATGAAGGAGTCTCAGAAGATCTTCTGTGTGCCGAAGTAGGAACTCTGTTCATTGGTGGAACTAAACCATAA